In Acidisarcina polymorpha, the DNA window GACGCTCGGCGAGCACTTCCATGAGCTCAGGATCTTCGATGGCGGTGAGGCCGTGGCCGATCCGCTCGGCGCCAATATTGAGGGCCGCCCAGATGCTTCCCGGTCCGACGGTCTCCCCGGCATGGGCGGTCAGGCGCAGTCCGGCGTCGCGGGCTTCGGCATACAGGTCACGAAAGGGTTCGGCGCCGGTCCGCCGCTCATCGCCGCCGATGCCGATCCCGACTATCGACGGAAACTGAGGACGCATTGCGGCTGCTTTGCGAAAGACGGTGGCCGCTTCTTCGACGCCGAAGTGACGGACGGCGTCGAAGATCCAGAAGAGGCTGACGCCGAAGTCGCGTTCTCCGCGAACCCGGCCGGACTCCATGCCGCGAAAGATGCGGTCGAACGTCCCGGGATCGGCATCGATCTCCGCCTTGCGCCAGTAGTAGATGACGCCAACCGAGACGTAAACTTCGGCGTGAACGACACCCTGGGCGGCGAGCTGGGCCATCATTCGATAGGTGATGAGCTCGTAGTCTTCAGGGGTGCGCAGACGCGCGGTCACGGCTTTAAAGGCGAGCATGAAGCCGCTGAAATCGGTGTAATGGTAGAGGGCCTCGGCCTCGGCAAGACTCAGCGCGGATGCCTCCTGGCCAGCCGACGAGCGCCGGCTGAGCTCCACCAGCGTTTCGGGACTGACCGTGCCTTCGAGATGAAGATGGAGTTCGGCCTTAGGGAGGCGGCGCAGCCAGGCGCGAGAGACCTGAGTGGTTCCGCCGATCATGCTGGTATTCATCCGTTCACCCTGTTCCGGGCATTCTTGGAACCAAATTCGCTCCGGTGCCGGCTGTAACCAAAGTAAATCGCCAGTCCAATGACCAGCCAGATCACGAACCGCGACCAGGTAATGATTGGCAGACCGGCCATCAACAGTCCGCAGAATACGATGCTGAGAACGGGGATGATGGGGCCGCCGGGTACGCGGAAGCTGCGTTTGCGCTGGGGGTCGCGGATGCGGAGAATCAAGACCCCAATCGAAACCAGCACGAAGGCAAAGAGGGTGCCGATGTTCGACAGGTCGGCGAGTGTACCGATGTCGAAGAGGCCGCCGGGAATTCCGACCACGAAACCGGCGACCCAGGTGGCGATGGCGGGAGTGCGAAAATTCGAATGGACGCGGCTGAACACCCCGGGTAGCAGGCCGTCCCGCGACATCGCGAACCACACCCGCGACTGCCCCATCTGGAAGACCAGGATGGAGGAAATCATTCCTAACATGGCGCCGCAGAGGACCACCAGGCGGACCCAGTGCAGGCTATGTCCTCCGGGTGCAAGGGAAAGCTTCTTGAGTGCATTCACCACCGGAGCCGCGTCGTCGACCATCGAATGCCACGGCACCAGGCCGGTAAGCACAACAGCGACGGCGACGTAGAGCAGCGAACAGACGATCAGGGTTGCGATGATGCCAATCGGCAAGTCGCGCTGCGGACGGTTGCATTCCTCGGCGGCGGTCGATACGGAGTCAAAGCCGATGTAGGTGAAAAAGATGATGCTGCCGCCGGTGAGGACGCCCGACCAACCGTTCGGATAATAAGGGTGGTAGTAGGCAGGCTTGATGAAATGGGCCCCTGCAATCACGAAAGCCAGGATGGCCACGATCTTCAACATCACCATTGTGTTGTTGGCCTTCGCCGATTCGCGAATGCCCCGAACCAGAACCACGGTGATCAGCATGACGATCAGGAAAGCAGGGATATTGAAGCCGAAATGCCATCCCGGGTTGTAGATGACGTTGCCTTGCAGGTCCTGCAGGCCGGTCGGCAAGTAGGCAGGGGAGATCCAGGTAGCGGGAGGGTGGAGGCCAAACCAGTCAAGCAGATCGACCATGTGGGCGGCAAATCCGACACTCACCGTCATGTTGCTTCCGGCGTATTCGAGAATCAGGTCCCATCCGATGATCCAGGCGACGAGCTCACCCAAGGTTGCGTAGGTGTAGGTGTACGCGCTGCCGGCGATCGGGATCATGGAAGCCAGTTCGGCATAGCAAAGTCCAGTCAACGCGCAAACCAGCGCGACGAGCACGATCGAGACGGCGATTGCCGGTCCAGCGCCTGGCCGGCCGATCAAGGCCTGGTGATGAATAAGGAAGTCGAGCAGCGGGGTGTTGAGAATGGAGGAGGTATCGAACTTCTCCCCGGCAATGGCGGTCCCAATGACCGTGAAAATTCCAGAGCCAATGACCGCGCCGACGCCCAGTGCGGTCAGCGATACTGGGCCCAGCGTCTTTTTGAGCGCGTGTTCCGGCAACTCCGAATCGCTGATCAGCTTGTCGATCGACTTGGTCGCGAAGAGTTGTTTCGCCAGGTGTGTGGCTCCTGCTATCGAATTGTAAGGCGCTGCCTAAAAGGGCGCTGGTGCTCTAGATCAGAAGTACGGGCGGTGTCATGTGCCGGAAGGTAGCTTGTAGGCTTTTTCCTATTGAAAAAGCCTACTGCGGAGGTCCTTCGCACTCTAGTAGCCGTACTCTGCTCTAACGCTTGCTGGTACCACGGCTGGCTTTCTTCAGCTTCTGCTTGTTCTCGCCACGGGGGCCGGTTCGCGGGGCCTTGGGGGCTGCTTTTTTGCGGGCGGTGCGCTTCAACTGCTTTCGTTCGGCCTTGTCTTCAATCTTGGTCGTGTTTGCCATGTGTCCTCGGTTGCGGGTGAGTCGCCGCATCTTTTCTGGTGCGAAGTTTTATTAAGACTAAACTACCGAGCCAGTAAATTCGTTGGAAATCGACTGATTCAGGGGCATCCGCGGGCGAGCGCAATTCGCTTGTCAAGCCGGAAGCCGCGAATTAGGCTGGTCTTGGCTTAGGCCACTGGCAGAATCGCCGGTTCGGGTGAAAATGTTCGGAATTCTTCCAGGTTTGGACAGCTGAGATGCCGCTGCCCGGAAATTCCCGGTTGGGCCCGTACGAGATCAAATCGGTTCTCGGAGTCGGCGGCATGGGCGAAGTTTATCGCGCCCGGGATTCCCGTCTGACGCGCGACGTGGCCATCAAGATCCTGCGCGAGGGGACCGCCGCCAGCGCGGAACGGCGAAGCCGGTTCGAGCTCGAGGCCCGCGCGGTCGCCGGACTCAATCATCCAAACATCGTCACCGTCTACGACTTCCGGGTAGAAGAGGGGCGACAGTACATCGTCAGTGAACTGGTCGAGGGCGAGTCGCTGCGTTCGCTGCTCAAGGAAAAACCGCTCGGCTACCGGCAGATGCTGGAGATAGCGACCCAGGTGGCGGACGGCCTAGCAGCAGCCCATGCCATCGGCGTGGTTCACCGCGACCTGAAGCCGGAAAACATCATGGTGGCGCGCGACGGCCGGGCCAAAATTTTGGATTTCGGTTTGGTGCGGAAGGCGCGTCCTTCGAGTTCCTCGCCGATGCTGATGGGGCTGGAGGAGACCTTCATTCCGGACGCCGAGTCCACCTTGCATGCAACCACCGAAGGGGCGGTGATTGGCACCGCCAGTTACGTCAGCCCTGAACAGGCTATTGGACGAGAGGTGGATTATCGCTCGGACCAATTTTCCTTTGGACTGATCCTGTACGAAATGGCTTCGGGACGGCAGGCGTTTGCCCGAGACAGCGCGGTCGAGACGATGGCCGCAATCGTTCGCGACGAGGCTCCGTTCATTGAGGAGAAGCTGCCTACAACCCTGCGATGGATCATCGACCGGTGTCTATGCAAAGCCCCTGAACAGCGGTATGACTCGACCCTCGATCTCTATCGCGATCTGAAGAATCTGCGCGACCGGGCGCCCGAGAGCTCCTCCAGCGTTTCAAAACGTTTACCTCGGCTGCGGCAAGGGAATATGCGATGGAGACTGGCGATTGCCCTGACGGCGTGCTTTGCTGGGGGAGCCATCTTCACATGGCTGCTGATGCCGGCCGGGCAGGCGAGCAATCACTACCAGTATCTTCCATTTGCCGTGAACGCCTCCAATCCAGTGTGGTCGCCCGACGGTAAGGCGGTCGCGTACAGCAGCCCGATCAACGGCAGCGATCAGGTATTTCTCCGCTATCTCAACTCTCCGTTGCCGGTCCAGCTTACCCAGGAACCGTGGGGAGTGCGACCGCTGGGATGGTCGAACGATCGCAGCCACCTTCTGGTGCTGCGCGGCACGGCAGCCGAGACGAGCGATGTGACTCTGCTGTCAGTACCGGTGACGGGCGGGGATCCGGAGACGATCCTGCAAGCGCGATGCATCGCGTGCGCGCTTTCGCCGGACGGCCGGGTCTTCGCTACCTTCGCCACCATTTCTCCGGGCGTGGACAGCGTTTCGGTTTCCGATCCGCTAGGGTCGGCGTTACGAAGATACACACCAGACCCTTTTGTCGTGAAGGTATCGCGCGGCGATCCGCAGCTGCATTTTTCCCCGGATGGCAAACAGCTGTTGCTGATCCGGGCGGGCGATCAGCGGGAAGCAGAGGCATGGCTGCTCCCGTATCCGGCAAGAAGAGCAGTGCAGCCGGTGCATCTTCCGCACCGTATCTTTGGTGCTCGACCGACGTTTGACTGGATGCCGGACAATCGGGAGATCATTTTGTCGAAGGCCGCGGATACCCGTTCGCCAGAGCACCTCTGGATGGTGGACACGCAATCGAAACGCGAGGTGCAGCTGACCTCGGGAGTGACCAACGAGATCATGCCCGCGGTTCGGCCGGATGGCGGCGGTCTCTTGTTTTCGACTTACGATCGTTCGCTTGACGTTCTTTCCCTTTCAATTGTCGATGGCGCCCTCGAACGAATTGTCTCCACCACCCGCGAAGAAGGGATGCCCAGCTGGGCGCTCAAGGAATCGAAGCTTGCCTGGGTGACGAACCGGAATGGTCCTTATGAAATTTGGGTGAAGGGAGCGAATGACCTAGGAAGGCCGGTGGTGACGGGCGACGATTTCTCCGATGGTCCTACGCGAGCATTCATGAATCCGGCGCTTTCTCCCTCTGGAGACAGGATTATTTATTCGCGGGCAAACTCGGCGGGTGAGATCCATCTTTGGATATCGTCGCTTCTTGGGGGACCCCCGGTCAGGCTCACCGATCGACCGGGAGCCGCTCATGAGTTCGCGGGAAGTTGGTCGCCGGATGGACGGAACTTTGTTTACCGCGAGAAGAATGCGTCTCCGGATGGAGGCGAGACTAACTTCCTGATGATGGTGAAGACCGGTGGCGCGGAAACTCCGGTGGCCCTGAAACGAGGCGGATCCGCCTATTTACCTAGCTGGTCCCCGGATGGGGAATGGATCACTTATCGCGGCGAAGATGGTTGGCAGCTGGTGAGTCCGACGGGAAAGGCGGACAAGTTCCTGGGCAACTTCCGGACGCAGTCGCTGGTCTTTTCGAAGGACAGCAAGGTGCTCTACGGCATCACGGACGACGACGAAGCCGACTTCTTCTCCGTGGATCCGACTTCGGGAAAGACAACGACGATCAAACGACTCGGCAAGGACACCAGACCTGCCACCAGCATGCGCCCGGGTCTCCACCTAAGTCTCTCCCCGGACGGGAAGAGCCTGGCATATAGCGCAGAGCAGAGCCGCTATCACCTGTGGATGCTCGAGGGTCTTCGCGAACCAGCGTGGTGGGAGCGATTGCGCGGCGTACTCGCGCGGTAGACGCGGAGTTGGCTGCTGCTTACCCCGGACCGAGCTGGTCCCATATCGGCAGATGCGTTGGATCAAACGCTATTTTAATGACTTGAGGGGGTGCTTCCGCCGCTTTTCGGCCAAATGCTCAAAGTCTTGAAATAGAGTGTCTGCTTTATGACCGAGCGCTGGACCGTGCTCTTTCCTGTATTTCTCCCGATAGCGCAGCACGAAATCCTCGAGAATGACCCAGTTGTCGAGAACGTTGTTGTAGTATATCCGTTTGTAGGTCTTCTTGTCGAATGCGCCAGTCTTCAACCCTGTAGCTATGAATTCGTAAGAGTTCAGCACAGTGAAGAACGCTTGTTGCTGAGGGGAATCGGGGGGAACCAAAATAGCTTGACTGTCGATGCCACCGGGTGAGTTTTTGAGATTTCGAACTAGCAGGCGGGCTTTTACCAGTGAGTCGTCTTTTAGTTGGTCTAAGACAACGTCGACTGTCGCTCTGCGTCTTTCGTGGCGGGAAGAAGAGCGAAGAGTAAAAATTGCGATGGCTGCTGTAACGGCAAGGACGAGGTTCTGGAACCAGACTTCGTTGAAGGCGCTGGAGTGGAGGTAAACAATGAGATGCTGTAGCCAACCGGAGGCGGCTCCTGCCATTTCTAGTTTACGACACCATCCCGGCCGATGTTAACGACACCATCTCGCATTCTCATGTTGGTCTCCTTCCGCTCGGATTATACCCTTAGGATGCCTCCTTGGGGTATTTAGTTCCAGGGCCACTAGATGGGGCTTGGATCCTCCTAGACTTATCGGCGATACCGAGTGGGTCTGGAGGGGGGTTGTCAGAGTCGAATCGCCGGACCCATGTACACCGGAGCGTTGATCATACGCTATGCCAGCATGCAGAAATTAAGCTTAGCCAGGTATGCTGTTGCCCATCTACACTCTTTTTAATAAAACGTTTGGCAGAAATTTGCGCACATACGGGCAAATCCGATCCTACCCTCTCTAGACCTTTTCAAGGTTGGCAAACTTCTCCACTAGTTTTTTGACGCCGAACTTGGCGAACTGCACCGTGACCTTTGTCAAATCCCCGTCACCCTCGGTCCGGAACACGACGCCATCGCCGTATTTCGGGTGGCGGACGCGTTCGCCGCTCTTGAATCCAGTTGCGCCTTCGGCTGGAGGTACTTCGAGCTTGGGCCGCGGGGCGTATCCTGATTTGCCCTTCGCCGAGAAGAACTGGGCGATATTGTCGAGCGATCCTGCGGGCGCGCCTGACTTCCCTGTTGGCTTGGCCGGGAAACCGCCGCCGTAGCGCGACCCGGCAGCCGCTGAAGAGGACGCTCGAGCGCTCTGGTCTTCGTCCTCGTAGCTGTAGTGCCGGCCCGATTCCATATCGTCATCGCCGTAAGGCGAACGGCCGCGGCTATTCCAGTCGGCGCTTCGTCCGCCACTCCAACTTTGGGTGCGTGCCCGGACGGGGCTCAGGTCTTCCATCAATTCGGCGGGAATTTCCTCGAGGAAGCGAGAAGGCAGGCTGGCCTCCGGCATATCGTTGCCATAGCGCCGGCGATAGCGAGCGCGGGTGACGAGAAGAGTGTCCATCGCCCTGGTCATTCCGACGTAGCAGAGCCGCCGCTCCTCTTCAAGTTCGTTGGGGGCATTGAGTGTGCGCGAATGCGGGAACAATCCCTCCTCCATACCGGCGAGCAGCACCAGCGGAAACTCGAGGCCTTTGGCTGCGTGAAGGGTCATCAGCGTCACTCGTGAACTTGGATCATATTTGTCGACGTCGCTCACCAAAGCGGCGTGATCGAGGAACTCATGCAGGGTCTCGCCGCGCGCCTGGGCATCTTGAGCGGCATTGGCAAGTTCCTTCAGGTTTTCGATCCGGGAGAGCGACTCGGGTGTTCCTTCTTCTTCCAAGGCACGGATATATCCCGTTCGATCGATCAGGAAACGAATGATCTCGGGGAGGGTCGCTGCGTCGCCGGGCTTGCGAAAGGCTGGCCGATCGTCCGAGGTAGCGAGAGCGGCCAGCTTCTGGGCCGAAACTCTGGCAAGCGAGGCTTGTTCGAGCGGAGTGGGTCCTTTTGCCGCCTGAAATCCGGATTCATCGACGACTTCAAGAAAAGGATTGAACTCGGTGGCATCGACTTTCAGCTCGTCGCCGAACGACTCGAGGCCGAGCAGTCCCTGGCCGTCGTCATCGAAGTCGGCGAAATCAAAGCTGGTATCGACGTCTGCCGGATCCTGTTCCAGGCTGCTTGCCGGCTCTCCTTCCATGCCGGAGCCGGCTGCTTCTGAAAGTTCCTGATCGGGCTGATTTGCCAGATCGGCGGCGAGCTTTTCGTCGAATCCGGGAGCGAGCATGGCGCGCGCATCTTGAATCAGGCGGCGGAAGTTCTCAAGCGCAAGCAGGGCCCGCTGCGGCAGCAACCGTCCTTTGACGGCTTGACCAGTGGCTGTCCAGAGACTAGTGCCGGTCTCAAGCGCCAGCCGCTCGATCGTCTCCATTGTGGTTTTGCCGATGCCGCGGGGGGGCGTATTGATGACTCGCTGCAGGGCGATCGAGTCGTCGGTATTCTGGACCAGTTTGAGGTAGCTGAGCAGGTCCTTGATTTCGGAGCGATCGTAAAAGGAGAAGCCGCCGACCATGGTGTAGCTGATACCGTAGCGGCGCAGCGCTTCTTCGACCAGGCGGGACTGGGAATTGGTGCGATAAAGAACGGCGGCGCGGGGTGGTTCGCCCGAGCCGTCGCTCTCCTGCCCGGCCTTACGTAGGTATTTGTTGACCTGGTCGGCGATGAAGAGGGCCTCGTTTTCTCCATCTGGAGCTTCATAGTAGCCGATGAGCGAACCGCCCTGGCGGGCGGTCCAGAGATGCTTGCCTTTGCGCTGGGCATTGCGCGAGACGACGGCGCCAGCGGCTTCGAGAATCATCTGAGTAGAGCGGTAGTTCTGCTCCAGCCGAACCGTCTTGACGTTCGGGAAATCCTTTTCGAATTCAAGAATATTTTTGATGTCGGCGCCGCGCCAGGAGTAAATGCTCTGGTCTTCGTCGCCGACGACGCAGACGTTCTGTCCCGTGCCGGCGAGCAGCTTCATCAACTCATATTGGGGGCGGTTGGTGTCTTGATATTCGTCGATGAGGAGATAGCGATAGCGGCGGTTGTAGCGTTCGCAGACCTCGGCAGAGGACTTCAAGACGCGCACTGCTTCAAGCAGTAGATCGTCGAAATCGAGCGCGTTGGCTTTGCGCAATTCCTTGCGGTAGGCCTCGAAGACGTGCGCTACTTTCTCACT includes these proteins:
- the add gene encoding adenosine deaminase, which translates into the protein MIGGTTQVSRAWLRRLPKAELHLHLEGTVSPETLVELSRRSSAGQEASALSLAEAEALYHYTDFSGFMLAFKAVTARLRTPEDYELITYRMMAQLAAQGVVHAEVYVSVGVIYYWRKAEIDADPGTFDRIFRGMESGRVRGERDFGVSLFWIFDAVRHFGVEEAATVFRKAAAMRPQFPSIVGIGIGGDERRTGAEPFRDLYAEARDAGLRLTAHAGETVGPGSIWAALNIGAERIGHGLTAIEDPELMEVLAERQIPIEICISSNLRTGCCVPAMMHPVRSYFDAGLMITLNSDDPAMFESDLEAEYLLAQREFDFSLEHLRELAANSFEASFLPPEDKVKYLHRLDALP
- a CDS encoding amino acid permease, producing the protein MPEHALKKTLGPVSLTALGVGAVIGSGIFTVIGTAIAGEKFDTSSILNTPLLDFLIHHQALIGRPGAGPAIAVSIVLVALVCALTGLCYAELASMIPIAGSAYTYTYATLGELVAWIIGWDLILEYAGSNMTVSVGFAAHMVDLLDWFGLHPPATWISPAYLPTGLQDLQGNVIYNPGWHFGFNIPAFLIVMLITVVLVRGIRESAKANNTMVMLKIVAILAFVIAGAHFIKPAYYHPYYPNGWSGVLTGGSIIFFTYIGFDSVSTAAEECNRPQRDLPIGIIATLIVCSLLYVAVAVVLTGLVPWHSMVDDAAPVVNALKKLSLAPGGHSLHWVRLVVLCGAMLGMISSILVFQMGQSRVWFAMSRDGLLPGVFSRVHSNFRTPAIATWVAGFVVGIPGGLFDIGTLADLSNIGTLFAFVLVSIGVLILRIRDPQRKRSFRVPGGPIIPVLSIVFCGLLMAGLPIITWSRFVIWLVIGLAIYFGYSRHRSEFGSKNARNRVNG
- a CDS encoding protein kinase domain-containing protein; its protein translation is MPLPGNSRLGPYEIKSVLGVGGMGEVYRARDSRLTRDVAIKILREGTAASAERRSRFELEARAVAGLNHPNIVTVYDFRVEEGRQYIVSELVEGESLRSLLKEKPLGYRQMLEIATQVADGLAAAHAIGVVHRDLKPENIMVARDGRAKILDFGLVRKARPSSSSPMLMGLEETFIPDAESTLHATTEGAVIGTASYVSPEQAIGREVDYRSDQFSFGLILYEMASGRQAFARDSAVETMAAIVRDEAPFIEEKLPTTLRWIIDRCLCKAPEQRYDSTLDLYRDLKNLRDRAPESSSSVSKRLPRLRQGNMRWRLAIALTACFAGGAIFTWLLMPAGQASNHYQYLPFAVNASNPVWSPDGKAVAYSSPINGSDQVFLRYLNSPLPVQLTQEPWGVRPLGWSNDRSHLLVLRGTAAETSDVTLLSVPVTGGDPETILQARCIACALSPDGRVFATFATISPGVDSVSVSDPLGSALRRYTPDPFVVKVSRGDPQLHFSPDGKQLLLIRAGDQREAEAWLLPYPARRAVQPVHLPHRIFGARPTFDWMPDNREIILSKAADTRSPEHLWMVDTQSKREVQLTSGVTNEIMPAVRPDGGGLLFSTYDRSLDVLSLSIVDGALERIVSTTREEGMPSWALKESKLAWVTNRNGPYEIWVKGANDLGRPVVTGDDFSDGPTRAFMNPALSPSGDRIIYSRANSAGEIHLWISSLLGGPPVRLTDRPGAAHEFAGSWSPDGRNFVYREKNASPDGGETNFLMMVKTGGAETPVALKRGGSAYLPSWSPDGEWITYRGEDGWQLVSPTGKADKFLGNFRTQSLVFSKDSKVLYGITDDDEADFFSVDPTSGKTTTIKRLGKDTRPATSMRPGLHLSLSPDGKSLAYSAEQSRYHLWMLEGLREPAWWERLRGVLAR
- a CDS encoding DUF4760 domain-containing protein, with the translated sequence MAGAASGWLQHLIVYLHSSAFNEVWFQNLVLAVTAAIAIFTLRSSSRHERRRATVDVVLDQLKDDSLVKARLLVRNLKNSPGGIDSQAILVPPDSPQQQAFFTVLNSYEFIATGLKTGAFDKKTYKRIYYNNVLDNWVILEDFVLRYREKYRKEHGPALGHKADTLFQDFEHLAEKRRKHPLKSLK
- a CDS encoding ATP-dependent helicase, with amino-acid sequence MQHLLSKLNPQQREAVEAVDGPVLILAGAGSGKTRVITHRIAYLIEERNVAPDSILAVTFTNKAAAEMAERVDKLLAHGSLAKPQLSTFHSFCVRLLRRDIESLRIGGEGLTRTFAIYDESDQQSLVKQVMRRMGLDDKQLTPRVVLSRISWAKNHMLDPQEYYLGSADPTSEKVAHVFEAYRKELRKANALDFDDLLLEAVRVLKSSAEVCERYNRRYRYLLIDEYQDTNRPQYELMKLLAGTGQNVCVVGDEDQSIYSWRGADIKNILEFEKDFPNVKTVRLEQNYRSTQMILEAAGAVVSRNAQRKGKHLWTARQGGSLIGYYEAPDGENEALFIADQVNKYLRKAGQESDGSGEPPRAAVLYRTNSQSRLVEEALRRYGISYTMVGGFSFYDRSEIKDLLSYLKLVQNTDDSIALQRVINTPPRGIGKTTMETIERLALETGTSLWTATGQAVKGRLLPQRALLALENFRRLIQDARAMLAPGFDEKLAADLANQPDQELSEAAGSGMEGEPASSLEQDPADVDTSFDFADFDDDGQGLLGLESFGDELKVDATEFNPFLEVVDESGFQAAKGPTPLEQASLARVSAQKLAALATSDDRPAFRKPGDAATLPEIIRFLIDRTGYIRALEEEGTPESLSRIENLKELANAAQDAQARGETLHEFLDHAALVSDVDKYDPSSRVTLMTLHAAKGLEFPLVLLAGMEEGLFPHSRTLNAPNELEEERRLCYVGMTRAMDTLLVTRARYRRRYGNDMPEASLPSRFLEEIPAELMEDLSPVRARTQSWSGGRSADWNSRGRSPYGDDDMESGRHYSYEDEDQSARASSSAAAGSRYGGGFPAKPTGKSGAPAGSLDNIAQFFSAKGKSGYAPRPKLEVPPAEGATGFKSGERVRHPKYGDGVVFRTEGDGDLTKVTVQFAKFGVKKLVEKFANLEKV